The following are from one region of the candidate division KSB1 bacterium genome:
- a CDS encoding ABC transporter permease: protein MRNKAILVYSREMKVMFRDRRLILGVVIVSLVVMPFLMGLIGNLDKIVGSDDTPVDVLVFVNEPPVIDLLQDLDNVRVLTRENLMHDLSESYLIITKENKTYKIEYDSIDRRIARVALEIRNRFENWRDRAVTEALSKNGISPDILNPFLIEMVDSSDEEQKSAFALGLLVPYLVIILLVANSIRAIYIAVGEKQHNTIASLLVSTTPRHSIVIGKSLAIMTFSIIASVLLIIGMVLFANFGFSISSSLSDVRYSMSLAQMGELLVNIMSVALFVSSVIMFLGTLARNSREAGIYTSPLIYISIVLAVFSMSSSNFSTKVYAIPILGNVLAMRDSFLNSLSWIDLLLPILSNLVLFSLFLWGSIKLYNKETVLFRN from the coding sequence ATGAGAAATAAAGCAATTCTGGTTTATTCAAGAGAGATGAAAGTGATGTTCCGGGATCGTAGGTTGATTTTGGGTGTGGTAATTGTGTCTTTGGTTGTGATGCCTTTTCTGATGGGACTAATTGGAAATTTAGATAAAATTGTCGGATCTGATGATACACCTGTTGATGTCTTGGTTTTTGTCAATGAACCGCCAGTTATTGATCTGTTGCAAGATTTGGATAATGTTAGAGTTTTAACCAGGGAAAATTTGATGCATGATTTATCCGAATCCTATTTGATTATAACAAAAGAAAACAAAACTTACAAAATCGAATATGATTCCATAGACAGAAGAATCGCAAGAGTGGCATTAGAAATCCGTAATCGATTTGAAAACTGGCGGGATAGAGCTGTTACGGAAGCACTTTCAAAAAATGGAATTTCTCCTGATATATTAAATCCTTTTTTGATCGAAATGGTAGATTCTTCTGATGAAGAACAAAAATCTGCCTTTGCATTAGGACTATTGGTGCCTTATTTGGTAATCATTTTATTGGTGGCAAATTCCATTCGGGCAATTTATATCGCAGTGGGAGAAAAACAACACAATACGATTGCTTCTCTTTTGGTGTCCACAACGCCACGTCATTCGATTGTAATTGGTAAGAGTCTCGCCATAATGACATTCTCGATTATTGCATCTGTTCTTCTCATTATTGGGATGGTGTTATTTGCAAATTTCGGATTTTCGATTTCCAGCTCGCTCTCCGATGTTCGGTATTCAATGTCTTTAGCACAAATGGGCGAATTGCTGGTCAATATTATGTCGGTTGCCTTGTTTGTATCTTCGGTAATTATGTTCTTAGGAACTTTGGCCAGAAACTCCAGGGAAGCCGGAATTTACACGTCGCCATTGATTTACATTTCGATTGTTTTAGCGGTGTTTTCGATGTCAAGTTCAAATTTTAGCACGAAGGTGTATGCCATTCCAATTTTGGGCAATGTTTTGGCGATGAGGGATTCTTTTCTCAATTCTCTTTCATGGATCGATCTTTTGCTGCCCATTTTATCCAATTTAGTTTTATTTTCATTGTTTCTCTGGGGCTCGATTAAATTATATAATAAAGAGACAGTTTTGTTTAGAAACTGA